In Phacochoerus africanus isolate WHEZ1 chromosome 1, ROS_Pafr_v1, whole genome shotgun sequence, the following are encoded in one genomic region:
- the LOC125110764 gene encoding basic salivary proline-rich protein 3-like, whose product MAQAAAGKGILGAPSPLPSFTPGPAPSPRPAGCALCGCENPERRIGARSQPTPPRSGSRAGHAQCGRRAAVRQLGSSRSRAVGARTPAAASRRRQPPPDSGKLRGVPGALLAETDTLQIRSKPVLPPSQPESWRLRPPKCRRCRRPLPTSRGPTGKLLGAGVGREEELRLGRGRLAGGARDARGLAAPVGSRCQSSTPLLPQPLEGQQRVKSAPSHREHGPLQPPRPPAVRLGAFPEPPRGPEPRMRHRSPVGV is encoded by the coding sequence ATGGCGCAGGCTGCGGCCGGGAAAGGGATCCTGGGGGCGCCTTCTCCCTTGCCCAGTTTCACCCCAGGGCCAGCTCCGTCGCCCCGGCCCGCGGGCTGCGCGCTCTGCGGCTGTGAAAACCCGGAGAGGCGGATCGGAGCGCGCTCGCAGCCAACTCCTCCGCGGTCCGGCAGCCGAGCTGGGCATGCTCAGTGCGGCCGCCGCGCCGCCGTCCGCCAACTCGGAAGCTCGCGCTCCCGGGCCGTGGGGGCGAGAACGCCGGCGGCAGCGAGCCGGCGTCGCCAGCCGCCCCCAGACAGTGGCAAACTTCGCGGCGTCCCTGGAGCTCTCCTGGCCGAGACCGATACCTTACAAATCAGATCAAAGCCAGTcctccccccatcccagcccGAATCATGGAGGCTGCGGCCGCCCAAGTGCCGCCGCTGTCGGCGGCCCCTGCCCACTAGCCGGGGACCAACAGGTAAActgttgggggcgggggttgggagggaggaggagctgcGGCTGGGAAGAGGGCGGCTGGCAGGAGGAGCTCGAGACGCCCGCGGACTAGCTGCCCCCGTCGGCTCTCGCTGCCAATCCTCaacccccctccttccccagcccctggaggGGCAGCAAAGGGTTAAGTCGGCCCCGAGCCACCGTGAGCACGGCCCCCTCCAGCCGCCGCGACCGCCAGCAGTGCGCCTCGGCGCCTTCCCGGAGCCGCCGAGGGGACCCGAGCCGCGGATGCGCCACCGGAGCCCTGTGGGCGTCTAG